The DNA segment GGTGGCGTCGAAGGTGACCTGCCCGGGTTCGCCGAAGACGAGCTCCGTCTCCCCGTCGAACTCCGCGGCCATGGCCGCAGGGTTGATCCCCAGAAGTCCTGAAACCGCGAACAGAACCATTGTCTTTCTCATGAGAGCCTCCAAGATGGCGTTGAGGTCGATACGACGCCCTGGAGGCTAGAGAGCCCTCCCGCTGCAGTCTCTCGGGGAAACCCTGATTCTCGTGCACTCATTTCAGGGTTCTTCCCGATCGTCGATCGCGAGCAGGCCCCAGAGGCGCGCGAGCTCGACCATCTCCCGCCGGTCCGCGAAGCCGAGCTTCTGGCGCAGCGTGGCTCGATGCGACTCGACGGTCTTCTCGCTCACCACCAGCGCTCGAGCCACCTGCTGGTTCGTCCACCCCCTGGCCAGCCGGCCGAAGACCTCCTCCTCCCTCGGGGTGAGGCTGACGAACGCATCCGTCTCG comes from the Deltaproteobacteria bacterium genome and includes:
- a CDS encoding helix-turn-helix transcriptional regulator, with product MSYTRQSRWRTWSSPCERSSKERSPSGTVRFRGERRLVETDAFVSLTPREEEVFGRLARGWTNQQVARALVVSEKTVESHRATLRQKLGFADRREMVELARLWGLLAIDDREEP